The Corynebacterium glaucum genome includes a region encoding these proteins:
- a CDS encoding alpha/beta hydrolase, which produces MQNSRRRLVALATAATLSLSLVTVPSVSAQEAASPLVDASPAQPAQLDVEEGAPVQPEAADAAPVDAAPDQPAAAQPSAASPATKPTASNQSGAGTTETQTSGSRASRSSAQNSQPTDIGRTLLYEFSQLPFISLGLLRVLGGVFGSRSTQLLKDFQQPPENFPYPIDTSITSVSLVSRETASIYPRAEERRLERWTVASPSMGRNITVDVRLPQPTGEPAPTLVMLDGLPAPTYSGWLREWSGTDFDRVLGDENVTVVFPLDAEATWYTDWINDDPVLGRQKWETFITQEFLPLLDAQPDINSNGKRAIAGLSMGATGAMNIANRHPDKFDAVIGLSGYYSTMDTNGRQAMQFVPGSRGANVQNMWGPYGSTEWRRHDITLNPSGLRNQAVYLVAATGGIYLNQHYSDATTRGLAMGSAMEVLAYESTQKLDKAMKRAGMRHQKVVYRDRGTHNWEIFRVELEDAWAHIRPALF; this is translated from the coding sequence ATGCAGAATTCTCGTCGCCGGCTCGTCGCGCTTGCCACGGCCGCCACACTCTCGCTGTCGCTTGTCACTGTCCCATCCGTAAGTGCCCAAGAAGCCGCCAGCCCACTCGTCGATGCCTCTCCCGCCCAGCCTGCACAGCTGGACGTAGAAGAGGGTGCCCCTGTCCAACCTGAAGCAGCCGACGCTGCTCCCGTGGACGCCGCTCCCGACCAACCCGCAGCTGCGCAGCCCTCCGCCGCGAGCCCCGCCACGAAACCAACCGCCTCGAACCAGTCGGGGGCCGGTACCACCGAGACGCAAACTTCCGGCTCCCGCGCCAGCCGATCCAGCGCCCAGAACTCTCAGCCCACCGACATTGGCCGTACGCTGCTTTACGAGTTCAGCCAACTACCGTTCATATCGCTGGGCCTGCTGCGCGTGCTCGGCGGCGTGTTCGGGAGCCGGAGCACCCAGCTTCTGAAGGACTTCCAACAGCCGCCGGAGAATTTCCCGTACCCGATCGACACCTCCATTACCTCCGTCTCGCTCGTCTCCCGTGAGACCGCGTCGATTTACCCGCGCGCAGAAGAGCGTCGCCTGGAGCGCTGGACCGTCGCATCGCCGTCGATGGGCCGCAACATCACTGTCGACGTGCGCTTGCCGCAGCCGACCGGTGAGCCGGCTCCGACGCTGGTCATGCTCGACGGCCTGCCGGCACCGACCTACTCCGGCTGGCTCCGGGAGTGGAGCGGCACCGACTTCGACCGCGTGCTCGGCGATGAGAACGTCACTGTCGTCTTCCCGCTCGATGCGGAAGCCACTTGGTACACCGACTGGATCAACGACGATCCGGTTCTGGGCCGCCAGAAGTGGGAAACCTTCATCACCCAGGAGTTCCTGCCGCTGCTTGATGCGCAGCCGGACATCAACTCCAACGGCAAGCGCGCCATCGCGGGTCTGTCCATGGGCGCAACCGGTGCGATGAACATCGCCAACCGCCACCCCGACAAGTTCGACGCGGTCATCGGCCTTTCCGGCTACTACTCCACCATGGACACCAACGGCCGACAGGCCATGCAGTTCGTTCCGGGCTCCCGCGGCGCCAACGTGCAGAACATGTGGGGCCCGTACGGCAGCACCGAGTGGCGCCGCCACGACATCACCCTCAACCCGAGCGGTCTGCGCAACCAGGCGGTCTACCTCGTCGCTGCCACCGGCGGCATCTACCTGAACCAGCACTACTCCGACGCCACCACCCGCGGCCTGGCCATGGGTTCGGCCATGGAGGTGCTGGCATACGAGAGCACCCAAAAGCTCGACAAGGCTATGAAGAGGGCCGGCATGCGCCACCAGAAGGTGGTCTACCGCGACCGCGGCACCCACAACTGGGAGATCTTCCGTGTGGAGCTCGAGGACGCGTGGGCGCACATCCGTCCTGCGCTGTTCTAA
- a CDS encoding DUF4245 domain-containing protein produces MAQNSKPRVFQDGRDMFFNVAVVVVLMLIGVGATGLCTYNPGRPEQGPVQEVDARTFLELEARAVDFPVRYPELPEGWVTNSARRSMVDQEPAPVVGWVTPDGGFLQLTQTGAELDAAIAAEDSQPRPIESSEVVEGVTARVLRSDAADVRPIWAVDAGDARLVLTGAGTDDEFRALVAATLAADPIDADANQ; encoded by the coding sequence GTGGCTCAGAACAGCAAACCGCGTGTGTTTCAAGACGGCCGCGACATGTTCTTCAATGTCGCGGTCGTAGTCGTGCTGATGCTGATTGGGGTGGGTGCGACCGGGTTGTGTACCTATAACCCCGGACGCCCCGAGCAAGGGCCGGTGCAGGAAGTCGACGCCCGAACTTTCCTCGAGCTCGAAGCTCGGGCGGTGGACTTCCCGGTCCGCTACCCGGAGTTGCCTGAAGGGTGGGTGACCAATTCCGCTCGGCGCAGCATGGTTGATCAGGAACCGGCACCGGTGGTGGGATGGGTTACGCCCGACGGCGGATTTCTCCAGTTGACCCAAACGGGTGCTGAGTTGGATGCAGCGATTGCTGCAGAAGACAGTCAGCCTCGACCAATTGAAAGCTCGGAAGTCGTCGAGGGTGTGACTGCTCGAGTGTTGCGCTCCGACGCCGCCGATGTGCGGCCGATCTGGGCCGTTGATGCCGGTGATGCTCGGTTGGTGTTGACCGGAGCGGGTACAGATGACGAGTTCCGTGCTCTGGTGGCCGCGACGCTGGCGGCCGACCCAATTGACGCCGACGCTAATCAGTAG
- a CDS encoding exodeoxyribonuclease VII small subunit: MAENTFGAGQAGANAFPDPESLSYEQARAELVETVKILELGQMSLDESLKYWERGEALAKRCEVLLQGAARRVEAVVGEREEASSSADDPDNADNSADAE; this comes from the coding sequence ATGGCAGAGAACACATTCGGCGCGGGCCAGGCCGGAGCAAACGCATTCCCAGATCCAGAATCGCTGAGCTACGAGCAGGCGCGAGCCGAGCTAGTCGAGACAGTGAAGATTCTCGAGTTAGGACAGATGAGCCTGGACGAATCGCTGAAGTATTGGGAGCGCGGCGAAGCGCTCGCAAAGCGCTGCGAGGTCCTGCTCCAAGGTGCTGCCCGGCGCGTTGAGGCCGTGGTCGGTGAGCGTGAGGAAGCATCATCAAGCGCTGACGACCCTGACAACGCTGACAACTCTGCCGACGCTGAATAG
- the xseA gene encoding exodeoxyribonuclease VII large subunit has translation MVTQASKQADDAAGSKSSAEQPWSVSKLNTSVKGWIERLGWLWVEGQLTQVNTKPTWSFSYLTLRDTQAEASVELIADTRLLTSMPSPPRDGDHVVVHGKPNFFTKRGSFSMRVSEIRHVGAGELLARIEELRRKLAAEGLFAPERKRPIPYLPNKIGLITGKGSAAERDVLSVARGRWPGVKFEVINTAVQGVRTVPEVIAALERLDRDPEVDVIIIARGGGSVEDLLPFSEEALQRAVAAAGTPVVSAIGHEPDSPVLDNVADVRAATPTDAAKRVVPDVAEQIAWVAEMRDRSAAALRGWVQREFQGLQNMRSRPALANPLASITQRSEEISREIQRMRREISLTVQQQSALVASLRAQVATLGPSATLARGYAVVQVLPRDGSGPEVVTSIEQSPPGSQLRVRVGDGSISAASMGVTRAD, from the coding sequence ATGGTGACGCAGGCGAGCAAGCAAGCTGACGATGCTGCCGGTTCTAAGAGCTCCGCTGAACAACCCTGGAGCGTGTCCAAGCTCAACACAAGCGTGAAAGGCTGGATTGAGCGCCTCGGCTGGCTGTGGGTGGAGGGCCAACTCACCCAGGTCAACACCAAACCGACCTGGAGCTTTTCCTACCTCACCCTGCGCGATACACAAGCGGAAGCGAGCGTGGAGCTGATCGCCGACACGCGTCTGCTCACATCGATGCCCAGTCCACCACGTGACGGCGACCACGTCGTGGTGCACGGCAAGCCGAACTTCTTCACCAAACGCGGTTCGTTCTCGATGCGGGTAAGCGAGATCCGCCACGTGGGCGCTGGCGAGCTGCTTGCGCGGATCGAGGAACTGCGCCGCAAACTGGCGGCTGAAGGACTGTTTGCGCCAGAACGCAAGCGTCCCATCCCCTACCTTCCAAACAAGATCGGCCTGATTACCGGCAAAGGATCGGCGGCAGAGCGCGACGTGTTGAGCGTTGCGCGTGGGCGCTGGCCGGGTGTGAAGTTCGAAGTCATCAACACCGCGGTCCAGGGCGTGCGCACGGTTCCTGAGGTCATCGCTGCTTTAGAACGATTGGATCGTGACCCCGAGGTAGATGTCATCATCATCGCCCGCGGCGGCGGCTCGGTAGAGGATCTGCTGCCGTTTTCAGAAGAGGCATTGCAGCGAGCAGTCGCAGCTGCCGGCACCCCGGTGGTATCTGCGATCGGACACGAACCGGATAGCCCAGTACTCGACAACGTGGCCGACGTGCGCGCTGCGACACCGACTGACGCGGCAAAACGAGTCGTGCCAGATGTCGCAGAGCAAATAGCTTGGGTTGCGGAGATGCGAGACCGCAGTGCCGCAGCATTGCGCGGCTGGGTGCAGCGCGAATTTCAGGGGCTGCAGAATATGCGTTCTCGTCCCGCGTTGGCTAATCCGCTTGCGTCGATCACGCAGCGCAGCGAGGAGATCTCGCGAGAGATCCAACGGATGCGTCGGGAAATCTCGTTGACAGTGCAGCAGCAGAGCGCCTTGGTTGCATCCTTGCGCGCCCAGGTGGCAACGCTTGGCCCATCGGCGACGTTGGCGCGGGGATACGCCGTCGTCCAAGTCCTGCCACGCGATGGCAGCGGCCCCGAGGTAGTGACAAGCATTGAACAGTCCCCGCCCGGCTCACAACTGAGGGTGCGCGTTGGCGACGGCTCCATCTCAGCTGCATCGATGGGTGTCACACGCGCAGACTAA